A window of Macrotis lagotis isolate mMagLag1 chromosome X, bilby.v1.9.chrom.fasta, whole genome shotgun sequence contains these coding sequences:
- the GAPT gene encoding protein GAPT translates to MTDHSAFFFVHFLLCHLHPSFSTSECNKFVKNKILQWVSIDQRTEFLYLNNCGVEYIEYDKTYHLPNLKLLDLSSNHIEALPKNFLSNISNDVKLYLKFNKLCTIPTSVLNNRNLQICSMDCKVVDNNDEWSTLKTCGINFQKLCGSKSSPVLLIVLLLLAILFLCVLGLAWYWKCYRCPSNFSLPRFLHKKKYQNDSDLSHTPCTPTEYTGPKRFSQLSQIKDDPSPLSRDDPDKSYENVETGPKSCARDCLTDLYENTGQLTSEKHLNETKTSSEYYDFQKPNFLNNPPDEDIYIFPDE, encoded by the coding sequence ATGACAGATCATTCAGCTTTTTTCTTTGTGCATTTTCTTTTATGCCATCTTCACCCATCCTTTTCAACTTCTGAGTGTAATAAGTTCGTGAAGAATAAGATATTGCAGTGGGTTAGCATCGATCAAAGAACAGAATTTCTATACCTGAATAACTGTGGAGTAGAGTACATAGAGTATGACAAAACCTACCATCTGCCGAATCTGAAATTACTCGATCTGTCTTCTAATCATATAGAGGCTTTACCTAAAAATTTCCTCTCTAATATCTCCAATGACGTAAAACTctacttgaaattcaataaactaTGTACCATTCCAACTTCAGTTCTGAACAACAGAAATCTGCAAATATGTAGCATGGATTGCAAGGTGGTTGATAACAATGATGAATGGTCTACTCTTAAAACCTGCGGAATAAACTTTCAAAAACTATGTGGAAGTAAGTCAAGCCCTGTACTTCTCattgttcttcttcttctagcAATTCTATTCCTCTGTGTCCTGGGCTTAGCCTGGTATTGGAAATGCTACCGCTGCCCAAGTAATTTTTCCCTACCAAGATTTTTGCACAAGAAAAAGTATCAGAATGATTCTGATCTATCTCATACACCATGTACCCCCACAGAATACACTGGTCCAAAGCGCTTTTCACAGTTATCACAAATAAAAGATGATCCATCTCCTCTCTCCAGAGATGATCCAGACAAGAGCTATGAAAATGTGGAAACTGGACCTAAGAGCTGTGCAAGGGACTGTTTAACAGATCTTTATGAAAATACAGGCCAACTTACTTCTGAGAAGCATTTAAATGAAACTAAAACTTCATCAGAATATTATGATTTCCAGAAACCTAATTTTCTCAATAATCCTCCAGATGAAGATATATATATCTTTCCAGATGAATAA